A window of the Vibrio ostreae genome harbors these coding sequences:
- a CDS encoding porin produces the protein MKKTLLALALLSASSTALADSWIYGGASVGQADYKGDESTSYNIHVGTGILPIVGLEAGYTDFGDFDVDGNSFDASTVYVALKPSIDFGPLHVYARGGLHRWETEVNGNKDDDIDIMYGVGAEYFLMGPVSVGASYHKYEVDNGSIDTFSLNATFHFL, from the coding sequence ATGAAAAAGACTTTACTGGCACTTGCTTTACTGAGTGCATCTTCAACAGCGCTGGCTGACTCTTGGATCTACGGCGGTGCTTCTGTGGGTCAGGCCGATTACAAAGGCGATGAAAGTACGTCTTACAACATCCACGTGGGTACCGGCATTCTGCCAATCGTTGGCCTGGAAGCGGGTTACACAGATTTTGGAGACTTTGATGTTGATGGCAACAGCTTTGATGCCTCAACGGTGTATGTTGCTCTGAAACCAAGTATCGATTTCGGTCCTCTGCACGTTTATGCGCGTGGTGGTCTGCATCGTTGGGAAACAGAAGTGAACGGTAACAAAGATGACGATATCGATATCATGTACGGTGTTGGCGCTGAATACTTCCTTATGGGTCCAGTTTCCGTTGGTGCCAGCTACCACAAATATGAAGTGGATAACGGCAGCATCGACACGTTCAGCCTGAATGCGACGTTCCACTTCCTGTAA
- the hrpA gene encoding ATP-dependent RNA helicase HrpA: protein MTQSQPNTEKNAVAKSNNVQSLKKALNQCLIKDRFRFNKRISGASKIKNEQARDAALDEIALDIAQSMMVVQQRSAHKVKIEYPEILPVSQKREDIATAIEQHQVVIVAGETGSGKTTQLPKICAELGRGKFGLIGHTQPRRLAARSVANRIAEEMETELGGFVGYKVRFNDQISDETQIKLMTDGILLAEIQHDRFLNQYDTIIIDEAHERSLNIDFILGYLKELLPRRPDLKVIITSATIDPERFSNHFSGAPIIEVSGRTYPVETRYRPLAGEDESDRDQLQGIFEAVDELCDEGLGDILIFMNGEREIRDTADALSKRKLRDTEIVPLYARLSAGEQNKIFQPHAGRRIVLATNVAETSLTVPGIKYVIDPGTARISRYSYRTKVQRLPIEPVSQASANQRKGRCGRVEEGICIRLYSEEDFLSRPEFTDPEILRTNLASVILQMTALGLGDIEAFPFVEAPDKRNIQDGVRLLEELGAINDKAKDPKKRLTEIGRKLARLPIDPRLARMVIEAPRFGCLKEVMVIASGLSIQDPRERPSDKQQSADDKHRRFFHEESDFLTLVNLWEHIKKEQKAHSSNQFRRQCKQDYLNYLRIREWQDVYFQLHQSMREMDFKLNDEPASYQSVHSAILVGLLSHIGTKDPEKNEYQGARNARFNIFPASGLFKKQPKWVMSAELVETSKLWARMVAKIQPEWIEPLAKHLIKRSYSEPHWSKKRAAVMAYEKVMLYGIPIVPKRLVNYGNIDAPLSREIFIRSALVEGEWETKHAFFKQNRALLQEVEELEHKSRRRDILVDDEELFQFYDQRVDTEVVSGRHFDTWWKQAGKATPDLLNFEKEMLFKGDASHITELDYPNFWHQNGIKLKLSYQFEPGENSDGVTVHIPLPILNQIEPEGFDWQIPGLRHELVMSLIKSLPKSLRKNFVPAPNYADAFLARAKAMEGPLLGALERELRRMTGVEVLREDWNWEQVPQHLRMTFRAVDHRNRKLKEHQDLHELKESLKEKVQETLSQVADDDIEQKDLHTWSFGELPRVYQQKRGGFEVKAYPALVDNKDSVEIKLFETEQEQHNAMREGQRRLILLNVPSPIKYLHANLPNKSKLGLYFNPYGKVMDLIDDCIACGIDKLVEQRGGMAWQPEEFEALKEFVRAELGDTVVDIAQQVETILTTAYNINKRLKGKIDFTMAFALSDIKAQIEGLIFKGFATECGWKRLPDILRYMKAIERRMEKLPIDPNKDRLHMLKIESVTQDYKELLNKIPKGVAIPDNVKEIRWMLEELRVSFFAQQLGTPYPVSDKRVKNAIDAC, encoded by the coding sequence TTGACTCAGTCACAGCCCAACACAGAAAAGAACGCGGTTGCCAAATCCAACAATGTGCAGTCGCTGAAAAAGGCACTGAATCAGTGCCTTATCAAAGACCGTTTTCGCTTCAACAAACGTATTTCCGGTGCCAGTAAAATTAAAAACGAGCAGGCACGTGATGCGGCATTGGACGAAATTGCCCTCGATATCGCTCAGTCGATGATGGTGGTGCAGCAACGCAGCGCACATAAAGTAAAAATCGAGTATCCCGAAATTCTGCCAGTCAGCCAGAAACGTGAAGATATCGCCACAGCGATTGAACAGCACCAGGTGGTGATCGTCGCAGGTGAAACCGGTTCAGGTAAAACCACTCAGCTGCCGAAAATTTGTGCTGAGCTGGGACGCGGTAAGTTTGGCCTGATCGGCCACACCCAGCCACGCCGCTTGGCGGCGCGCTCGGTAGCGAACCGTATCGCAGAAGAGATGGAAACCGAACTGGGTGGCTTCGTCGGCTATAAGGTGCGATTTAACGATCAGATTTCTGACGAGACGCAAATCAAACTGATGACGGACGGTATTCTGCTGGCAGAAATCCAGCACGACCGTTTTCTCAATCAGTATGACACCATCATCATCGATGAAGCGCACGAACGCAGCCTCAATATCGATTTTATTTTGGGTTATCTCAAAGAGCTGCTGCCGCGTCGCCCCGATCTGAAAGTTATTATCACGTCGGCAACCATCGATCCGGAGCGTTTTTCTAACCACTTTAGTGGCGCGCCGATCATCGAAGTCTCCGGTCGGACCTATCCGGTGGAAACCCGTTACCGCCCGCTGGCCGGCGAAGATGAAAGCGATCGTGACCAGCTGCAAGGCATTTTCGAGGCGGTGGATGAACTGTGCGATGAAGGCCTGGGCGATATTCTGATCTTTATGAACGGTGAACGTGAAATTCGTGATACCGCGGACGCACTGAGCAAACGTAAGCTGCGCGACACCGAAATTGTGCCGCTGTATGCCCGTTTATCGGCCGGTGAGCAGAACAAGATTTTCCAGCCGCACGCCGGACGCCGTATCGTTCTGGCGACCAACGTGGCGGAAACGTCACTGACGGTGCCGGGCATCAAATACGTGATTGACCCGGGTACGGCAAGGATCAGCCGCTACAGTTACCGCACTAAGGTACAGCGCTTGCCGATTGAGCCGGTTTCGCAGGCCAGTGCTAACCAGCGTAAAGGCCGTTGTGGCCGTGTCGAAGAGGGGATCTGTATCCGCCTCTATTCAGAAGAGGACTTCCTGTCACGTCCGGAATTTACCGACCCAGAGATTTTGCGTACCAATCTGGCGTCCGTAATTCTGCAGATGACCGCATTAGGGCTGGGTGACATTGAAGCGTTTCCGTTTGTTGAAGCGCCGGATAAACGTAACATCCAGGATGGTGTGCGTCTGCTCGAAGAACTGGGCGCGATTAACGATAAAGCCAAAGATCCGAAAAAGCGCCTGACTGAGATTGGCCGTAAGCTGGCCCGTCTGCCTATTGACCCGCGCCTGGCGCGTATGGTGATTGAAGCGCCGCGTTTTGGCTGTCTGAAAGAAGTGATGGTGATTGCATCCGGTCTGTCGATTCAGGATCCGCGTGAGCGTCCGAGTGATAAACAGCAGTCGGCCGATGACAAGCACCGCCGCTTCTTCCACGAAGAGTCGGATTTTCTGACCTTGGTGAATCTGTGGGAACACATCAAAAAAGAGCAGAAAGCACACAGCAGCAATCAGTTCCGTCGTCAGTGTAAGCAGGATTACCTCAACTATCTGCGTATTCGCGAATGGCAGGATGTCTATTTCCAGTTGCATCAGTCAATGCGTGAGATGGATTTCAAACTGAATGATGAGCCGGCCAGTTATCAGAGCGTACACAGTGCGATTCTGGTCGGGTTACTGTCGCACATCGGTACAAAAGATCCGGAGAAAAACGAGTATCAAGGCGCGCGCAATGCCCGTTTCAACATTTTTCCGGCTTCTGGCTTGTTCAAAAAACAGCCTAAGTGGGTCATGTCGGCCGAGCTGGTGGAAACCTCTAAGCTCTGGGCGCGTATGGTGGCCAAGATCCAACCGGAATGGATTGAGCCACTGGCGAAACACCTGATTAAGCGCAGCTACAGCGAGCCGCACTGGTCGAAAAAACGCGCTGCAGTGATGGCGTACGAAAAAGTGATGCTATACGGAATTCCGATCGTGCCTAAGCGTCTGGTGAATTACGGTAACATTGATGCGCCGCTGAGCCGTGAAATCTTTATTCGCAGTGCGTTGGTAGAAGGCGAGTGGGAAACCAAACACGCTTTCTTTAAACAAAACCGCGCCCTGCTACAGGAAGTGGAAGAGCTGGAGCATAAATCACGCCGCCGCGATATTCTGGTTGATGATGAAGAGCTGTTCCAGTTTTATGATCAGCGTGTTGATACCGAGGTTGTCTCGGGACGACATTTTGACACTTGGTGGAAACAGGCCGGTAAAGCGACGCCTGATCTGCTCAATTTTGAAAAAGAGATGCTGTTCAAAGGCGATGCCAGCCATATTACTGAGCTGGATTACCCTAATTTCTGGCATCAGAACGGCATCAAGCTCAAGCTGAGCTATCAGTTTGAGCCGGGCGAAAATAGTGACGGTGTCACGGTGCATATTCCGTTGCCGATCCTGAACCAGATTGAACCGGAAGGGTTTGACTGGCAGATCCCGGGGCTGCGTCATGAACTGGTCATGAGCCTTATCAAGTCATTGCCGAAGTCACTGCGCAAAAACTTTGTGCCGGCACCTAACTATGCCGACGCCTTTTTGGCGCGAGCTAAAGCGATGGAGGGGCCGTTATTGGGCGCTCTGGAGCGCGAACTGCGCCGTATGACCGGTGTGGAAGTGCTGCGTGAAGACTGGAACTGGGAACAAGTGCCGCAACACTTGCGCATGACGTTCCGTGCCGTTGACCATCGCAACCGTAAGCTGAAAGAGCACCAGGATCTGCATGAGCTGAAAGAAAGCCTGAAAGAGAAGGTGCAGGAAACGCTGTCGCAAGTGGCCGACGACGATATTGAGCAGAAAGATCTGCACACCTGGTCGTTTGGTGAATTGCCACGCGTTTATCAGCAAAAACGTGGCGGCTTTGAAGTCAAAGCCTACCCGGCGCTGGTCGACAACAAAGACAGTGTGGAGATCAAGCTGTTTGAAACGGAGCAGGAGCAGCACAATGCGATGCGTGAAGGTCAGCGCCGCCTGATCCTTCTCAACGTGCCGTCACCGATTAAGTATCTGCATGCGAACTTGCCGAACAAGTCCAAGCTTGGCTTGTACTTTAACCCGTACGGTAAGGTGATGGATCTGATCGATGACTGTATTGCCTGTGGTATTGATAAGCTGGTTGAGCAGCGTGGTGGTATGGCGTGGCAGCCTGAAGAGTTTGAGGCGCTGAAAGAGTTCGTCCGTGCGGAGCTGGGTGACACTGTGGTCGATATTGCTCAGCAGGTCGAGACGATCCTCACTACGGCGTATAACATCAATAAGCGTCTCAAAGGCAAAATTGACTTTACCATGGCATTTGCGCTGTCTGACATCAAAGCGCAAATTGAAGGTCTTATCTTTAAAGGGTTCGCCACAGAATGTGGCTGGAAACGCTTGCCGGATATTCTGCGTTACATGAAAGCGATTGAGCGCCGGATGGAAAAACTGCCGATTGACCCGAATAAAGATCGCCTGCATATGCTGAAGATTGAGTCGGTGACTCAGGATTACAAAGAGCTGCTCAATAAGATTCCGAAAGGTGTAGCGATTCCGGATAACGTGAAAGAAATTCGCTGGATGCTGGAAGAGTTACGGGTCAGTTTCTTTGCTCAACAATTAGGCACACCGTATCCGGTTTCGGATAAACGGGTTAAAAATGCCATTGATGCGTGCTAA